The genomic DNA TGAGAATCAAAGCATGGCTGAAAAACCACACAAGTGCTCACGCTGTGCGAAAAGTTTCATGAAAAGATCCAACCTTCGCACACACgagagaatccacactggagaaaagccATTCCGCTGCTCTGAGTGTGGGAACAGTTTCAGTGACGGCTCCAGCCTTATTAGACATAAGCGAaagcacacaggagaaaaaccctaCAGTTGCTCCTCCTGTGGCAAAAGGTTCAACCAGAGCTCCAGCCTTATCAGGCACGAGAGGAGCCACACGGAGCAGAGGCCttataaatgcctggagtgtgggaaaaggtTTAATCAGAGTTCTACCCTGGTACGGCACGAGAGGATCCACAGAGAACAGAGGATGTTTAAATGCTCGGCCTGTGacaaaagatttattcagaacgCAAGCCTTCTTGCACATGAGAGAACTCACAGGGGAGAGAAACCATACTGCTGCACActgtgtgggaaaggctttgttCATAAATCAAATCTTCTTATTCATGACATGAAACACACTGGTCTCAAACCGTTTAAATGTCCAGACTGTGGCAAGGGATTTAATCAGAATTCAAGCCTGGTCATTCACAggagaattcatacaggagaaaaaccctATAACTGTTCTCACTGCCGGAGACCCTTTAGTGACAAATCAAGCCTTAATAAGCACGAGAGAGCCCACAGAGGGGACAAACCATATAAGTGTTCAAACTGTGGGAAATGCTTTGTTCGAAGGTCACACCTTCTGACACATGAAAGGATTCATACAGGAGTAAAGCCGTTCAAATGTTCAcactgtgggaaaagcttcagtaGCCGATCACATCTTATAAGGCATGAgggaacccacacaggagagaaaccttacgaCTGTTCTTTCTGTGGGAAAAGTTTCAACAGGAAATCCAACCTGACTAACCATGAGAGGACCCACACCGGGGAGAAGCCTTACAAATGCTCTGACTGCGGAAAGAGCTTCAGCGACAGGTCGAGTCTCATTAaacatgagagaatccacacaggcgAGAAGCCCTACAGCTGTGGGGCCTGTGACAAAAGTTTCAGCGACAAATCAAGCCTCATCAGGCACGAGAGAATCCACACCGAAGAGAAGCCTTACAAGTGTTCGGATTGTGGGAAAGGGTTCAACCAGAGCTCGAGCCTCATCGTGCAcgagagaacccacacaggagagaaaccctttaaatgctcAGACTGTGGCAAAGGCTTCATTAGGAGAACAATCCTTAATAAGCATGAGAGAACCCACACTGGAGACAAAGAATAATGTTCAGGACAGTGGATAAGATCTGCTATGGTCTACAATGCAAGGGTGGGCAACCTGGTGCCCTTGAgatcttttggactgcaactcccatatgCCCTAGTTAACATGGTTAATAGTCAGGGATTGTGAACGTTTTAGTCTAGGACTTCTGGAGGGCTTATCTCGGTCTTGGGCTGTCTTACACATGAAGGAGCTCTGGAGGAAGGAAACTATTAGAGTTAATGTAGTGTAGGAGCAGAGCTGTAAACCAAAAAGCTCCTGGTTGAGATGCTGCCCCTACCATGATCTTAGGAGACCTTGGCTCACACTCCTGGATTCACGCATAGCCTACGGTGCATACAGAGCTACAGGTGCTTCAATGAGTTGATTTCAGTGAGTGAATCATGCTCAGCTCTAGCATTGGATTACAAATTCTGATACATTTCTGCATGCAGATGATCTTTGtataaaacagggatgggcaactttggtgggtctgggggggggggtgatagtTCCTCCCTTGGACCTGTCATAGACTGTGCTTCTTCCCAAAATAATCCcaccatcatttttaaaaaacttaaaatgaCATAACGTTTAATGTTTTTGCAGAAGACACTAGAAGGCCTCTCATATGCAGTAAAGTGAGTATGACCTGTGTGTGGCCCCCATGTGGTTGGACCCCCAAGGCCACTTTGGTATTCCCATACTATTTTCCCACTCAAATGCCTCTGGGTGCATGTCACTATATTTCAGCTTCTGGACATTTTAGGCCCAGCAGAGGACTTTTTAAAGAGGAAATAATAGGAAGTGAACAGAAAGTAACTCCTGGATCACTTCTTGTCGTAAAAATAGATCCACCTGGCTTACAGTGGGCCAAGGGAGGTTGAAAACATAGTGAAGATGCCTCttagagggtgtgtgtgtgtgtgtttgcagaaGAGATGTGGGTCCCTCCCCAAAgatctccagagggaagctgaTGTGACCTTCTCATCTTTGACAGTTGCTCCCTCTCTGTATGTTGGTTTAGGGAGAGGTTTGTGTCTTCTGGATGTGGCAATTCCCTTTTAagtccaaaaataaaatatagtattttgAACTGGAGAGCTCTTGGAGCCACAAAGAGTATTGTATGTAAGGGCTCCTGATGTAAGAAATGAGAAGGGATGTGCAAGGTAGTCTACACCGGTTATAGGCACACCTCTGGCTCACGGTCgactttttgtttatttatttttaaaacagaagattTATTAAATCCATTGGCCCAAGTGCAATGTTGTTCTGACTCTTGAGTGCTAGCACAggagaactcccccccccccccaactccattTGTCCTCTTGGCTCTTGCAAAGGAGTAGGTTTTGGGAATGCATGGAGTACTACAGTTATGATCCCTTTAGTACCCCatgcatggggtggggtgggaaaaaCAAGGGCAGTGccccccccataagaattctgccttccCCATGGAGTTTTGAtgaagtgatttgagtgttgagctaggacactgagagaccagggttcaaatccccactcggccacaggaacccactgggtgaccttgggcagggaatggtttctcagccacagaggaaggcaaaggcaaacatatctgaacaaatcttgccaagaaaaccctgtgataaacttgccttagggtcatcataactgACAAACAACTTACCCTCcaacctttcacagatgaaaactggaaaatgtggccaagcaacatcagagtgtggtcaagatagcaaaagctaTTACTAAGGAAGAATtaacaagctaggagaagctggagcagtttgcttttgcttgagcctactgggaaggacaagactctgtccctcctcttctcctcccttttgagttaagtgagtgcaaactacttgtgcatttggaactcagtttgcaacactTGATGCAAgctgaggaaaaagggggaaagtgggagatggATAGAGCCTGGGAGATTTTGAAAGTagctgaaaaattgggatgacaaaggattaattgggatggTGCCTGCCAAATGGGAGTGTATGGATTCTGGAGTCGACACAGTTGCTCTTCAGAAATGAGCTTCTGGTTTGTTGAAACTGAGTTAGCATCTGTCTACACAATTTGCTTTCCTAGTAcagtatggtgttgtggtttgagcattaggctatgactctggagaccagggtttgaatcctggcttggccatgtaaaaactcactgggagaccttgggcaagtcactctccttcagtctcagaggatggcaatggcaaaccccctctgaagaaacttgctaagaaaaccccacaatagggttgccttagggtcaccataagttggaaattacttgaaggcacacaacaacaacaacaaaccttcctTTAGTTGAACCCAAGGGTCTGCCAAGAGGAGTAAGGTagaaagtgctgggttgggggaTGGATCCAGTTACCTGTTCTATCACAGAAGTAGAGATATACAATTTCCAGACACTTTGAAGCTGTGGAGAGAAAATAAATTCCTCATTTTTtggcaacctcccccccccccagatatttGGGGGAAATTGAGAAATATAACCTTAGCACCATTTACAAATTGAAAGTCACTTTGGGAAGGTAAACTGCATTATGTATACCTTGACTTGGCATAAAAATATCGtgtttgatatattaaaagtacagtttattcagaaaataattatgAATTGAAGTCTGTTttttcaagttttgctttttgttacAAATGAAGCTACAAGGTGCAGGAAATGTTAAGGAACACATGGACTATAAGGAGTAGCTTTGCATTTGCCAGGTTGTGCGGAACAGGGGAGGAAAgcacaccaaaaaaaacccaacttaaACATAAGAAACCATCCACatcagtaaaacaaataaaattatttaatctCTACTCTTCATAGTGTTAACCAGATCTAAAGCACTCATTCCTACAGACAGAACTGAGAAGAGGAAACCTAGGAATTGCAATGCTAAAACATTAGTGTCTTACCAAAAAGTTTAACCAcgattgagtctctcttatctggaattccaaaatccaaaatattccaaaatctgaaattatCCCCATGGATGAAGGAgacagtggca from Sceloporus undulatus isolate JIND9_A2432 ecotype Alabama chromosome 2, SceUnd_v1.1, whole genome shotgun sequence includes the following:
- the LOC121921929 gene encoding zinc finger protein OZF-like, with the protein product MASLDFPSVTVKLEDEEEVPWVPNNQGSEENENFPGSHSEFSVPKSEVIHGGDPWIPEPVSKEREIPTDYGSELPDVIIKLEQEEDPYVPYRQVSEAGGMFKGAQSGDGHERIFAGELPYYSGCGKNFSDKPDLIKHENQSMAEKPHKCSRCAKSFMKRSNLRTHERIHTGEKPFRCSECGNSFSDGSSLIRHKRKHTGEKPYSCSSCGKRFNQSSSLIRHERSHTEQRPYKCLECGKRFNQSSTLVRHERIHREQRMFKCSACDKRFIQNASLLAHERTHRGEKPYCCTLCGKGFVHKSNLLIHDMKHTGLKPFKCPDCGKGFNQNSSLVIHRRIHTGEKPYNCSHCRRPFSDKSSLNKHERAHRGDKPYKCSNCGKCFVRRSHLLTHERIHTGVKPFKCSHCGKSFSSRSHLIRHEGTHTGEKPYDCSFCGKSFNRKSNLTNHERTHTGEKPYKCSDCGKSFSDRSSLIKHERIHTGEKPYSCGACDKSFSDKSSLIRHERIHTEEKPYKCSDCGKGFNQSSSLIVHERTHTGEKPFKCSDCGKGFIRRTILNKHERTHTGDKE